In one window of Notolabrus celidotus isolate fNotCel1 chromosome 15, fNotCel1.pri, whole genome shotgun sequence DNA:
- the tmem70 gene encoding transmembrane protein 70, mitochondrial isoform X1, translating to MCRNLPLYGKKKKKKGGSPCCLVELSDRAGFSDRLNMLSVNTLRRFRPCALSRAVNFTLTSRLGAPPLSACCVRGERQLHAGRRSILVSNNKVRDNKVQSLCPSIIRCVSTATPSTDGQLVYIGNLGSAVRGVKTFSYTTSGASLIILPQILLKTGLGVQSFALQAAFCGVIGFFTFLTPVLLHVLTKGYVARLYHHPDTDTYTAVTYSVFLTEKKNVFHQDQVRVPAVSKMFTTFYAGNSGLLVNPDLFLTPQDYNHLMGYDKPFSFHPEDMNRPEDS from the exons ATGTGTAGAAACCTGCCACTATacgggaagaagaagaagaagaaaggcgGAAGTCCGTGCTGCCTTGTAGAACTCAGTGACCGAGCCGGGTTCTCTGACAGACTGAACATGTTGTCAGTGAATACTCTCCGCAGATTCAGACCCTGTGCTCTCTCTAGGGCTGTAAACTTCACCCTCACCTCCAGGCTCGGAGCTCCTCCGCTCAGCGCGTGCTGTGTGCGGGGAGAGAGGCAGCTGCACGCGGGCAGAAGGTCGATCCTCGTGAGTAACAACAAGGTGAGAGACAACAAG gTGCAgtccctctgtccctccatcATCAGGTGTGTTTCCACTGCGACCCCCTCCACAGATGGACAGCTGGTTTACATTGGTAACCTGGGCAGCGCTGTGAGAG GAGTGAAGACGTTCTCGTACACCACCAGCGGGGCCAGCCTCATCATCCTGCCTCAAATCCTGCTGAAGACTGGGCTGGGGGTCCAGAGCTTTGCCCTGCAGGCCGCCTTCTGTGGAGTCATCGGCTTCTTCACCTTCCTCACTCCGGTCCTCCTCCACGTCCTCACTAAGGGCTACGTGGCCCGCCTGTACCACCACCCGGACACGGACACCTACACCGCCGTCACCTACAGCGTCTTcctcacagagaagaagaacgtGTTCCACCAGGACCAGGTCCGGGTCCCTGCCGTCAGTAAGATGTTTACCACCTTCTACGCAGGAAACTCAGGTCTGCTGGTGAACCCAGACCTGTTCCTCACCCCTCAGGACTACAACCACCTGATGGGCTACGACAAGCCCTTCAGCTTCCACCCCGAGGACATGAACAGACCTGAGGACAGCTGA
- the tmem70 gene encoding transmembrane protein 70, mitochondrial isoform X2 gives MCRNLPLYGKKKKKKGGSPCCLVELSDRAGFSDRLNMLSVNTLRRFRPCALSRAVNFTLTSRLGAPPLSACCVRGERQLHAGRRSILVSNNKVQSLCPSIIRCVSTATPSTDGQLVYIGNLGSAVRGVKTFSYTTSGASLIILPQILLKTGLGVQSFALQAAFCGVIGFFTFLTPVLLHVLTKGYVARLYHHPDTDTYTAVTYSVFLTEKKNVFHQDQVRVPAVSKMFTTFYAGNSGLLVNPDLFLTPQDYNHLMGYDKPFSFHPEDMNRPEDS, from the exons ATGTGTAGAAACCTGCCACTATacgggaagaagaagaagaagaaaggcgGAAGTCCGTGCTGCCTTGTAGAACTCAGTGACCGAGCCGGGTTCTCTGACAGACTGAACATGTTGTCAGTGAATACTCTCCGCAGATTCAGACCCTGTGCTCTCTCTAGGGCTGTAAACTTCACCCTCACCTCCAGGCTCGGAGCTCCTCCGCTCAGCGCGTGCTGTGTGCGGGGAGAGAGGCAGCTGCACGCGGGCAGAAGGTCGATCCTCGTGAGTAACAACAAG gTGCAgtccctctgtccctccatcATCAGGTGTGTTTCCACTGCGACCCCCTCCACAGATGGACAGCTGGTTTACATTGGTAACCTGGGCAGCGCTGTGAGAG GAGTGAAGACGTTCTCGTACACCACCAGCGGGGCCAGCCTCATCATCCTGCCTCAAATCCTGCTGAAGACTGGGCTGGGGGTCCAGAGCTTTGCCCTGCAGGCCGCCTTCTGTGGAGTCATCGGCTTCTTCACCTTCCTCACTCCGGTCCTCCTCCACGTCCTCACTAAGGGCTACGTGGCCCGCCTGTACCACCACCCGGACACGGACACCTACACCGCCGTCACCTACAGCGTCTTcctcacagagaagaagaacgtGTTCCACCAGGACCAGGTCCGGGTCCCTGCCGTCAGTAAGATGTTTACCACCTTCTACGCAGGAAACTCAGGTCTGCTGGTGAACCCAGACCTGTTCCTCACCCCTCAGGACTACAACCACCTGATGGGCTACGACAAGCCCTTCAGCTTCCACCCCGAGGACATGAACAGACCTGAGGACAGCTGA